From a region of the Thermococcus sp. genome:
- a CDS encoding site-2 protease family protein translates to MVSTAVIVIMAITVFWLVLYSLFGKKEIDPETGEPIEKEEGLSVDFLIAMWRTKRLLGFIDRLSKLNPRFWKVYGDIGIALGYMGMAYVFYALFMTALKTLQTKKSPSGVQLVIPGVTIPLWYGLIGLAVVMVVHELSHGVVARAEKLPLKSVGLVLLAVIPGAFVEPDEEKLSKAPLRSRLRVYGAGSMANVTTAIITALILSYAVTPLLVPDGIGVSEVIKGAPADGVLHKGDVIVAINGQSVKTMEEFISLMNKTKPGETITLTVIRDGKEMNLKLTLAENPENPEKGFIGIRPTQHVKSKIGHDWLILPLFFSLYWIYLLNIGIGLMNLFPLVPLDGGRMLDDVIKEYLPEKVAKPVRYATIGIGLFLLAVNVIPAVLNLVG, encoded by the coding sequence ATGGTGAGCACCGCGGTTATAGTGATAATGGCGATAACCGTCTTCTGGCTCGTTCTCTACTCCCTGTTCGGAAAGAAGGAGATAGACCCCGAAACGGGAGAGCCCATAGAAAAGGAAGAGGGGTTAAGCGTTGACTTTCTAATAGCAATGTGGAGGACCAAGAGGCTTCTCGGCTTCATAGACAGACTCTCAAAGCTCAACCCCCGGTTCTGGAAGGTTTATGGTGACATAGGGATAGCCCTCGGCTACATGGGAATGGCCTACGTCTTTTATGCCCTTTTCATGACGGCTTTGAAGACCCTCCAGACGAAGAAAAGTCCCTCAGGGGTTCAGCTGGTAATACCTGGTGTGACGATTCCCCTCTGGTACGGCCTGATAGGCCTCGCCGTGGTTATGGTCGTCCACGAGTTGAGCCATGGTGTTGTAGCGAGGGCCGAAAAGCTTCCCCTCAAATCGGTTGGCCTCGTTCTGCTCGCCGTAATACCGGGAGCCTTTGTGGAGCCAGACGAGGAGAAGCTCTCAAAAGCTCCTTTGCGCTCCAGGCTCAGGGTTTACGGGGCCGGTTCGATGGCAAACGTGACGACGGCAATAATAACGGCTCTCATTCTCAGCTACGCAGTGACCCCTCTCCTCGTGCCTGATGGTATAGGGGTTAGTGAAGTAATCAAGGGGGCACCGGCGGATGGTGTTCTCCACAAAGGGGACGTTATAGTCGCAATAAACGGACAGAGCGTTAAAACCATGGAGGAGTTTATATCTCTTATGAACAAGACGAAGCCCGGAGAAACCATAACGCTCACCGTCATCAGGGATGGAAAGGAGATGAACCTAAAGCTCACGCTGGCCGAAAACCCGGAAAATCCAGAGAAGGGATTCATAGGGATAAGGCCGACCCAGCACGTGAAGTCGAAGATTGGACACGACTGGCTTATACTCCCGCTGTTCTTCTCGCTCTACTGGATTTACCTCCTGAACATCGGGATAGGCCTCATGAACCTATTCCCGCTGGTTCCACTCGACGGTGGCAGAATGCTAGACGATGTTATAAAGGAGTACCTGCCCGAGAAAGTGGCCAAGCCCGTTAGATACGCCACAATTGGAATCGGGCTGTTCCTTTTGGCAGTTAACGTTATACCGGCAGTCCTTAATCTCGTAGGGTAG